In a single window of the Candidatus Dadabacteria bacterium genome:
- a CDS encoding deoxyguanosinetriphosphate triphosphohydrolase, giving the protein MLIRKQTEENEKKLLSPMATLSCESKGRANPERECDIRTCFQRDRDRIIHSKAFRRLKHKTQVFISPTNDHYRTRLTHVIEVSQIARTISKALMLNEDLTEAIALGHDLGHTPFGHSGEEGLDEVFPGGFKHVHQSIRIVDVLERDGTGLNLTHEVREGIAKHSKGWGKEGIETEENRPLTLEGQVTKISDLVAYANHDLDDAIRSGIISPGDVPAEYISVLGDTASQRINTMVVDIVEQTIERGGMRILMSEEVFEALLGLRTYLYENVYVSERLLSLHNKSKKVVKELYLYFCENEKIFRESFYKMPVQKDETLQRTVCDFIAGMSDLYALSLYQKIFLPSRWTKGQEIQDAYL; this is encoded by the coding sequence TTGCTCATACGAAAGCAGACCGAAGAAAACGAAAAAAAGCTGCTCAGTCCGATGGCGACTCTGAGCTGCGAATCCAAAGGAAGAGCGAACCCCGAGCGCGAATGCGACATAAGAACGTGCTTTCAGAGGGACCGGGACAGGATAATTCATTCCAAAGCCTTCAGAAGACTCAAGCATAAAACCCAGGTATTCATCTCTCCGACCAACGATCATTACCGCACAAGGCTGACTCATGTAATAGAAGTCTCCCAGATAGCCAGAACCATATCGAAAGCACTTATGCTTAACGAAGATCTGACCGAAGCCATAGCGCTAGGTCACGACCTAGGTCATACCCCCTTCGGCCATTCCGGGGAGGAAGGGCTGGATGAAGTGTTCCCCGGCGGATTCAAGCATGTTCACCAGAGCATAAGGATCGTGGATGTGCTGGAACGCGACGGAACGGGACTCAACCTGACGCATGAAGTCAGGGAGGGAATAGCTAAACATTCCAAGGGATGGGGAAAGGAGGGAATAGAGACCGAGGAGAACAGGCCCCTTACCCTGGAAGGCCAGGTAACCAAGATCTCGGATCTTGTCGCTTACGCGAATCACGATCTTGATGACGCAATCCGCTCGGGTATCATATCCCCCGGCGATGTTCCCGCAGAGTATATCTCGGTCCTCGGAGATACGGCTTCGCAAAGAATAAACACGATGGTAGTGGACATCGTTGAGCAGACCATCGAAAGAGGCGGGATGAGAATTCTGATGAGCGAGGAAGTGTTCGAAGCACTTTTGGGACTCAGGACCTATCTCTACGAGAATGTCTATGTAAGCGAGCGGCTGCTTTCGCTTCATAATAAATCCAAAAAAGTCGTGAAGGAGCTTTACTTGTATTTCTGTGAGAACGAGAAAATCTTCCGTGAGAGTTTCTACAAGATGCCCGTACAGAAGGATGAAACGCTGCAAAGGACGGTATGCGACTTCATCGCCGGGATGTCCGACCTTTACGCGCTTTCTCTTTACCAAAAGATATTCCTTCCTAGCAGATGGACAAAAGGCCAGGAAATACAGGACGCCTACCTATGA